In the genome of Chaetodon auriga isolate fChaAug3 chromosome 15, fChaAug3.hap1, whole genome shotgun sequence, one region contains:
- the LOC143332941 gene encoding uncharacterized protein LOC143332941: MDVATESVQEAMVNQALVQFQATLQAAVREVHVDVSAFKQRIEQRIEELCISNGPLAGAVTRLQEENLQLRAKLEALSRLVEGLAGVKIEKSPAEVKGKNVEESIENGHAQILSKTQEDQRGLVNCGRSENIQSSQSTSTNPDPSASSGGSGHAAATPSNTPAPPPWRAKRHAEINGADAKGEKTVFHVATTAQENGNSESSSVDSVQTEAVCQSHWPLTSTMKPGPESSARTPQPVVETPDTPDQDGSGLLTRPHQPLTAVTKVSSEAAAAPASAPKAAKETPVKSAESPDECDELQPHRPVTAMMTKPGPEGLSATKAAQPPAAGPKAAATDAPTAEAGEYPFLRGVSAAKEPRSQVSQEQSGSVSQALAHLPLTAVTRNCSETSAAPKSDPSPAPAPNPSTSESPTVKRAEYPFRREAAQPKPHLPLSAMTTCSTESSSPAAPSLSASQEPAVKPGEYPFKRVPVLKTPSPSLKRSVSFPQPAEKLLPSKSIIKSGFSPSLDKKVNKAGGVEFKQDVMKSQTLPRSNGAQAKRALFERMNSEPTKPKDSKLKLKRSQSFGVSSASGIKQILLEWCRSKTIGYQNIDIQNFSSSWSDGLAFCALVHSFFPLDFDYNSLDSANRRHNLQLAFTTAEEQADCLRLIEVEDMLEMGDKPDPMCVFTYVQSLYNHLKKFE; encoded by the exons ATGGATGTAGCCACAGAGAGCGTTCAGGAGGCGATGGTAAACCAGGCTCTGGTTCAGTTCCAGGCCACATTACAAGCTGCCGTCAGAGAGGTGCACGTGGACGTAAGCGCTTTCAAGCAGCGCATAGAGCAGAGGATCGAGGAGCTGTGCATTTCTAATGGACCCTTGGCCGGAGCTGTGAccaggctgcaggaggagaaccTGCAACTAAGGGCGAAGTTGGAGGCCCTCAGCCGCCTGGTGGAGGGTCTCGCCGGGGTGAAGATCGAGAAGAGTCCTGCTGAAGTGAAGGGGAAGAACGTGGAGGAAAGTATAGAGAATGGACATGCACAGATACTGTCCAAGACccaggaagaccagagaggtcTGGTTAACTGTGGAAGATCAGAGAACATCCAGTCAAGTCAGTCCACTTCCACAAACCCTGATCCATCAGCATCAAGTGGAGGATCCGGCCATGCTGCTGCCACTCCCAGCAACACCCCAGCTCCACCTCCATGGAGAGCAAAGAGACATGCTGAGATTAAC GGCGCTGATGCAAAGGGAGAGAAAACTGTTTTCCATGTTGCCACAACGGCACAAGAGAATGGAAACTCAG AGAGCTCATCGGTGGACTCCGTCCAGACTGAAGCTGTTTGTCAGTCCCACTGGCCCCTCACCTCCACCATGAAACCAGGCCCAGAGTCCTCTGCCAGAACTCCTCAGCCTGTCGTGGAAACCCCCGACACGCCCG ACCAGGATGGATCAGGTCTTCTGACCAGACCCCATCAGCCCCTCACCGCAGTGACAAAAGTGagctctgaagctgcagctgctcccgCGTCAGCGCCCAAAGCAGCAAAAGAAACTCCGGTGAAATCAGCCGAGTCTCCTGATGAGTGTG ATGAACTGCAGCCCCATCGGCCCGTCACTGCCATGATGACCAAACCCGGTCCAGAAGGTCTGAGTGCCACCAAAGCTGCCCAGCCTCCAGCAGCGGGTCCTAAAGCAGCCGCAACAGACGCTCCAACAGCAGAAGCAGGAGAATATCCCTTTTTACGAG gtgtatctgcagcgAAGGAGCCGAGGTCTCAGGTGTCTCAGGAGCAGTCAGGCTCTGTATCCCAGGCTTTGGCTCATCTTCCTCTCACAGCTGTGACCAGAAACTGCTCTGAGACTTCTGCTGCACCCAAATCTGATCCGAGTCCTGCACCTGCACCGAATCCGTCCACGTCAGAGTCCCCGACAGTAAAGAGAGCAGAATACCCGTTCAGACGCG AAGCCGCTCAGCCAAAGCCACACCTGCCTCTGTCGGCCATGACCACATGCAGCACTGAGTCTTCATCACCTGCAGCTCCGAGTCTGTCAGCATCACAAGAACCTGCAGTGAAACCCGGAGAGTATCCCTTTAAACGGG TCCCGGTTCTGAAGACTCCGAGTCCCAGTCTGAAGAGAAGTGTGAGCTTTCCTCAGCCTGCAG AAAAACTACTTCCCTCCAAATCAATCATCAAATCTGGTTTCTCACCAAGTTTGGACAA gaaggTGAACAAAGCCGGCGGCGTCGAGTTTAAGCAGGATGTGATGAAATCACAAACGCTTCCACGCTCCAACGGCGCTCAGGCCAAGCGCGCCCTCTTTGAGAGGATGAACTCAGAGCCCACAAA ACCAAAGGACtcaaagctgaagctgaagcgcTCGCAGAGTTTCGGGGTGTCGAGTGCCAGTGGAATAAAACAGATCCTGTTGGAGTGGTGCCGCTCAAAAACCATCGGCTATCAG AACATCGACATCCAGAACTTCTCGTCCAGCTGGAGTGACGGCTTGGCTTTCTGCGCTCTCGTCCATTCGTTCTTCCCTCTGGACTTTGACTACAACTCGCTGGACTCTGCAAACCGCAGACACAACCTGCAGCTGGCCTTCACCACCGCAGA GGAGCAGGCCGACTGCCTCCGTCTGATCGAGGTGGAGGACATGTTGGAGATGGGGGACAAGCCAGAccccatgtgtgtgtttacatacgTTCAGTCCCTCTACAACCACCTGAAGAAGTTTGAGTAA